Proteins encoded in a region of the Triticum dicoccoides isolate Atlit2015 ecotype Zavitan chromosome 3A, WEW_v2.0, whole genome shotgun sequence genome:
- the LOC119269245 gene encoding salicylic acid-binding protein 2-like, whose amino-acid sequence MHMEACAGQASSAHIVLVHGACLGGWSWFKVATRLRSAGHRVSTPDLAASGVDPRPLREVPTFRDYTKPLLDLLESLPSGEKVVLVGHSLGGVNVALACELFPEKIAAAVFVAAFMPDHRSPPSYVLEKFVEGRTLDWMDTEFKPQDPEGKLPTSMLFGPLVTRAKFFQLCSPEDLTLGRSLMRVNSMFVDDLRLQPPHTEARYGSVRKAYVVFKDDHAIVEQFQRWMVHNYPVDEVMEIDGADHMALLSTPTELARCLADIAVKYAA is encoded by the exons ATGCACATGGAGGCTTGTGCGGGCCAAGCTAGCAGCGCGCACATCGTCCTGGTGCACGGCGCATGCCTCGGCGGCTGGTCCTGGTTCAAGGTGGCGACGCGGCTCAGGTCGGCCGGGCACCGCGTCAGCACGCCTGACCTCGCGGCGTCCGGCGTCGACCCCAGGCCGCTGCGCGAGGTGCCGACGTTCCGCGACTACACCAAGCCGCTGCTGGACCTCCTGGAGTCCCTCCCGTCCGGCGAGAAGGTGGTGCTCGTCGGCCACAGCCTCGGCGGCGTGAACGTCGCCCTCGCCTGCGAGCTGTTTCCGGAGAAGATCGCCGCTGCGGTGTTCGTCGCCGCCTTCATGCCGGACCACAGGTCGCCGCCGTCGTACGTCCTTGAAAAG TTCGTGGAGGGGAGAACGCTGGACTGGATGGACACGGAGTTTAAGCCTCAAGATCCTGAGGGGAAGCTGCCTACTTCCATGCTGTTCGGGCCGCTGGTCACTCGTGCAAAGTTCTTCCAGTTGTGTTCGCCGGAG GACCTCACGCTGGGACGATCCCTGATGAGGGTCAACTCCATGTTCGTGGACGACCTGAGGCTGCAGCCGCCGCACACCGAGGCCCGCTACGGGTCGGTGCGCAAGGCGTACGTCGTCTTCAAGGACGACCACGCCATCGTCGAGCAGTTCCAGCGGTGGATGGTGCACAACTACCCCGTGGACGAGGTGATGGAAATCGATGGCGCGGACCACATGGCGTTGCTCTCGACGCCGACCGAGCTGGCGCGCTGCCTCGCTGACATCGCCGTCAAGTATGCTGCTTGA